In the genome of Podospora pseudocomata strain CBS 415.72m chromosome 7, whole genome shotgun sequence, the window TAGGTATCcctgcggtggtggttctgcATGTGGTTCGCTGACATGTTCCAGGTACGCGCGTGACATCTTGGCTCGCACATCGGAATCTACGGAGCAGGTCACCATTGAGCCAAATGGAGAATGGGCTCTTCCTGGTGCCAAAAAGGACACAGGAGTTTCGAAGAGTCAGGAGGCTAGCTATATTGACGACGATGATCTCGTGGTTTATGAGAACCCCAGAAAGCCAAGTTACAGCTCTGCACAGCATCCGTCGAGTGCTGCTTATCTGGGGACGCCACAGAGTGGTGCTTCCAGAGACACCTCTGCTGCACCCCGGTCCTCTAGCAAGCGATCCGCTCCCGAGGTCATTGACCTGATTTCCtctgacgatgaagatgatgcccAGCCCGCAAAGCGCCCGAGGTACTACTAGAGGCAGGATATTGATGAAGTGGGAGCACTTGGCGCAACAGTGTTGAGACGAAAACTCTTCCCCCAGAGCCGGTCGAGAGGACGTTACCGGGACTGATTTGCACCGTAAAGAGGAGCATAGCAGGTAAACCCGGCGGTGCACAGATACACAAATCGGGCTTGGTTATGCGGTGTGAATCTGGTGAGTTGGGGACAGGTATGCTGGTGTGATGTTTTTGATGTGTATAATTACAAAACCCcgggattttttttttgcattTCCCGATTGTGGCTGGGCATGGCATTGGCGTTTTGAGCGGGAGCAATTTTCATTTTGGGCGTCATCACAAACGGGCAGCCGGGACGGAGCGGGAGTTGACTAGGCTGCGGGCTAGGGAATCTTGTGCAGCAGGTATTCTTTTCTGCTAGGGAATGAGGGTTGATATACCCATGGTTTGTGGGTTGTTTTTAAGCCATTGGTTGCTTTGCGACCAGAAATTTGGTAAATGATTTATAAAAGGTGGTGTGattttggtgatgtggttgtgaGAGTGGACTGAAATTGGGTGAAGCCAATGTGATTTTGTTGAAATGTAACAGATGGCTTTGGGAGATAGGCATTGAATGTTTCAAGCAGTTGGCATATTTTTTCAGAGTTTAGAAGCACCCAGGATAGATGAGATGGTTATGATTTGTCTTGTCATCAGCTTCCTGAGATACACGTCTTAGTTGCATATTTTGTATTGCTACATGCGTCTGGCCCCACAGTCCCtggcttggcttggcttggcttggctCTGCGCTTCAAGCTCCCGGGAAGCAACTGGCGGGGATCACTTCTTGTTCAACAACTTGCATCATCTCGAGCTCCAACTtgcaacaaacaaacccgCGATTTCTAAActaccacctcacctccccgaCGCGACATCCTACAATCACCCCACCGCGAACTGATTGACCCCATCCAAAATGTCCTTCGACCCCGTCCCCCCACCCTACAACCACCTCGATCCCACCGCGCGCTTcctctcgtcgtcggcgttggATTTTTTGTTGATTGAGGTTGTGCCAATGTCGTATCGGATAAACTCGGAGATTtctgagggtgagggtgaagaagaggaggaaagggaggcCGCGTTTTACCGGTTGGAGGGGATAGGGTACCGGGTTGGGCAGGggctggtggagaggtttgCGAAGGATAGGGGAAAGTTTGGGGACGCGCTGGATGTGATCAAGTTTGTGTGTAAGGAtctttgggggttggtttttaGGAAGCAGGTGGATAATCTGAAAACTAATCATAGGGTgagtttcttcttttctgtcaaaggggggggtggtgggttgtgtgatggtgggaaggggatcAAGATGGgtgaaaggggaagggggtgctgGATTGGGGTAGGCACGGAGATGTCAGGCGCATTTGGACAGAGATGTGTTCTAGGAAAGGAGTTGGATATCACAGAGGGATTACCGGGAAGGGGGGCAACGTGAAAGGGAAATTTTATATGGGAAGGACATGCTGACAATTTATTTTGGTGGAAACAGGGCGTGTACGTCCTGACGGACAACAACTTCCGCCCACTAAGTCGGATGAGCGTCGAGacgggaggaagaagtggaGGGGCGCAACAGGCCGCTGTTGTAAGAGCCCAACCGGTAAGTTTTACCCACCCTTCTCACCCAATCTTCACAAATACACTGACGTAAACAGTTCCTATGGGTACCCTGCGGCATCGTGAGGGGAGCCCTCGCGGCGATGGGGATACAAGCCACTGTTCAAGCCGAGACGACGGAGCTGCCAGGGGCGGTGTTTCAGATCAAGACTTTGCCTGCGAAATAGCtggcctctctctccttttcATCGTTGATCATAGCTGGGCCTAGAGACAGGACAAGCATTGGGTTTTGAAACTTTATGAACAGCATCATCCCGGGTTTAAAGGTGCATATGGGAGTTTTGGAGTTCAAAGGAACGGCCGGGGTAGTGATACCTAATGGATTCTTATGAGAGGGGGTTTGACTGAATTATAATTTTGTATCTCTATATCTAAtgtgttgtgttgctgtgacCACCTGATGACTTTATATCATGGCCTCAAATCTTTAGAGACGACATCCGTGTGAAATTACAATGTCTTTGCGAGAATAATATCTACGTTTGCTTgtccacacacacacacacacacacacacacacacacacacacacacacacacacacacacacacacacacacacacacacacacacacacacacacacacacacacacacacacacatacacatacacCTTTCACATTGTctctctcctcaccatcatttCCCAGCCCCGTTCTGCCAAGCTAGATAGGATAGACTGAAGAGTGTATACAGATATAGGATTTGGAGGACCAGGAAGAGGTCAATGTTAGGGTACTGAAGAGGTAGAAAATTCGAGATATATGCTCCATATTTGACCTCGATTATCTACCAGCCCCTCTACACACGTACCCGCAGCTGCATACTCTCTCATGCATGACACCCATTTGCTGTCATGCCAATGCTTGGAATGATCTTCCCACACAGTACAGACTCGACAGATCCTCACCCCCCATACCCACCCATATATGACTACCAAGAAAAGACACCCACACCCAACACTGaacacctcctcatccacaccaTGTTTCCTAACTGCAGACAAGTTCACACTGTGCTCAAAGAGAAATAACCGCGTATATTATGTAAAAACTGGCAAAGACTACACTCTATAtgctccccccaacccccttgtcgactccacaacctcccccgtcctTCCAACCGTCTAGAAGGATCTCAAGAGCTCACAAGGCACTCCTGCCAGCCTTATCGCTTAGTCATGAACGCAGACGATGCCCTTTACAACCtaaagagagagaaaaagaccaATCAGCTACCCTGTTTCTGTTACAAATTCAAACAGTGCATTTCTATTTTGTTTGCTCTCTATCGGGGGGTCATTGTCACACATTCATCACTCTGAGCTCCagcacaaacaaacaaaagcCACGAAAGAAGTTACTTGGTAAACTACACATGGCTTGTCGCGCGCGAAGAGAGGtaggaaagagaaaagaaaaagaaacttTTGGGTatgggggtttgtttacttctggggagggttgtgggCAAAGGTGACACCCTTTGAGATGTTGCCCTTGAGACCAGACACGGCGGCCGCGAGGagggccttctccttctcggtgATGTCGCCAAGGATGTCAATAGCCTTCTCGGCACCGTTGGGCTATTCGCTTGTCAGCATAAGAGGTCAAGACTGGGGGGACATACGCCGAGCTCAATGGGGACGGAGAAGAAGTCGACACCAGTCTTCTCGGCAATCTCCTTACCGCCGGGGACACCGGGGAGGTAGACGTAGCTGGGCTCAACGAGGCCCTtggcaccagcagcagccttcaGGAGCTTCTCAGCGAATCTGGTATGTGTGTCAGCAATAGCCCAACCTCTTTCTCTGATGATTATGCTCACCTGTAACCGGCATAGGCCATGGAGAGGGTGGCAGAACCGGCACcatccttggccttgacgacctcatcaccaccgaacTGGACGCGGTTGACAAGAGCATCGTACTTGTCATCGGGGATGG includes:
- a CDS encoding hypothetical protein (BUSCO:EOG09263RY2; EggNog:ENOG503NY0V; COG:U), translated to MSFDPVPPPYNHLDPTARFLSSSALDFLLIEVVPMSYRINSEISEGEGEEEEEREAAFYRLEGIGYRVGQGLVERFAKDRGKFGDALDVIKFVCKDLWGLVFRKQVDNLKTNHRGVYVLTDNNFRPLSRMSVETGGRSGGAQQAAVVRAQPFLWVPCGIVRGALAAMGIQATVQAETTELPGAVFQIKTLPAK